Proteins encoded by one window of Salmonirosea aquatica:
- a CDS encoding response regulator transcription factor produces MARILLLEDDSILSNEISTFLKAKGFACDCVFDGDVFFRQLNAGPYDLYLLDINVPRMNGLEVCKQLRTTDQGTPILMLTAYGEIQDKFDAFERGADDYLVKPFHLDELYIRILALLRRSTQPQEKRDILSIADLEIDLTEMKVKRAGQPIDLTPKEYHLLVFLAQAKGRTVSKQTIAEEVWDIHFETSLNTIEVYINFLRKKIDKDFPQKLIHTRPGYGYYLNVE; encoded by the coding sequence ATGGCCCGCATCTTACTTTTAGAAGACGACAGTATCCTGTCCAACGAAATCAGTACTTTTCTAAAAGCGAAGGGATTCGCCTGCGACTGCGTGTTCGATGGGGATGTGTTTTTCCGTCAATTGAATGCCGGGCCGTATGACCTGTACCTCCTCGACATCAACGTACCCCGGATGAATGGACTGGAAGTATGTAAACAGCTGCGCACGACCGACCAGGGTACCCCCATCCTGATGCTGACCGCTTATGGCGAAATTCAGGACAAGTTCGATGCTTTCGAGCGCGGAGCCGACGACTACCTCGTCAAGCCGTTTCATCTCGACGAACTGTACATCCGTATTCTGGCCTTGCTCCGCCGCAGTACCCAGCCGCAGGAAAAGCGGGACATTCTGAGCATAGCCGACCTGGAAATCGACCTAACCGAAATGAAAGTCAAACGAGCCGGGCAACCCATCGACCTGACCCCCAAAGAGTACCATTTGCTGGTATTCCTGGCGCAGGCTAAGGGGAGGACGGTATCCAAGCAGACCATCGCTGAGGAAGTTTGGGATATTCATTTTGAAACCAGCCTGAATACCATCGAAGTGTACATCAATTTCCTGCGCAAGAAAATCGATAAGGACTTCCCCCAAAAACTCATCCACACCCGTCCGGGGTACGGCTATTACCTCAATGTTGAATGA